In Myxococcales bacterium, the following proteins share a genomic window:
- a CDS encoding (Fe-S)-binding protein, translating to MAPDDLAASTATCTYCPKMCRHACPVATATGRETFIPQAKMEALGGLLREHLSWSEENANALWACTGCGHCTDYCDHDIKPGLDLLRGRQLAAAAGAAPAALDGYHERFLARSHRLAAAQGKKGGTQREARVAFWPGCDAVDKGAAAVTAFEELADEHGLGIETLAISEACAGYPLLAAGLVDEFRWHARKVGDALRGTETLVIHCSACLHTLRHDYKAAGVVLPSELISMAEFLARRIVPSPGSATGAASLEEAPAPAKPTVYYHDPCYHARYNKVMDEPRTLLRQVAEVREFAWSGGDAECCGGAGLLPKTMPEVADAMAKHRLEEVSRAGGGTVVTSCATCAFQLHRNAPPGVTVLDLPEALQTLGKPAVKP from the coding sequence GTGGCACCCGACGATTTGGCAGCGAGCACGGCGACCTGTACCTATTGCCCCAAAATGTGCCGCCATGCCTGTCCGGTAGCCACCGCCACCGGGCGCGAGACGTTTATTCCGCAGGCCAAGATGGAAGCACTTGGCGGGCTCTTGCGCGAGCACTTGTCTTGGAGCGAGGAAAATGCCAATGCCCTATGGGCGTGCACGGGCTGCGGTCATTGCACCGACTATTGCGATCACGATATCAAGCCGGGCCTTGACTTGCTGCGCGGGAGGCAACTCGCGGCGGCGGCGGGCGCGGCCCCGGCAGCGCTCGATGGTTATCACGAACGCTTTCTCGCGCGCAGCCATCGCCTTGCCGCGGCGCAAGGGAAAAAAGGCGGCACGCAGCGCGAAGCTCGCGTTGCGTTTTGGCCCGGGTGTGATGCGGTTGATAAGGGCGCCGCCGCGGTGACCGCGTTTGAAGAATTGGCGGACGAGCACGGCCTGGGTATCGAGACGCTGGCGATCAGTGAGGCTTGCGCGGGATATCCGCTGCTCGCCGCCGGCCTCGTCGACGAATTTCGCTGGCATGCGCGCAAGGTCGGCGATGCGCTGCGCGGCACCGAAACCCTTGTCATCCACTGCTCCGCGTGTTTGCACACCTTGCGCCACGACTACAAGGCGGCCGGCGTGGTGCTGCCCAGCGAGCTTATTTCGATGGCCGAGTTCTTGGCCCGGCGCATAGTGCCCTCACCTGGGAGCGCCACGGGCGCCGCCTCCTTGGAGGAGGCGCCTGCCCCCGCCAAGCCAACCGTCTACTATCACGATCCTTGTTACCACGCGCGTTACAACAAGGTCATGGACGAGCCACGCACCTTATTGCGGCAAGTGGCCGAGGTACGTGAGTTTGCGTGGAGCGGTGGCGACGCCGAGTGTTGCGGCGGTGCGGGCCTCTTGCCCAAGACCATGCCGGAGGTCGCCGATGCCATGGCCAAGCACCGCCTGGAAGAGGTGTCGCGCGCTGGCGGCGGCACGGTGGTCACGTCGTGCGCTACGTGCGCGTTTCAGCTGCACCGCAATGCGCCGCCCGGCGTCACGGTGCTCGATCTGCCCGAGGCCCTGCAAACCCTTGGCAAACCGGCGGTCAAGCCCTAA
- a CDS encoding MBL fold metallo-hydrolase — MARVHHLNCGTMHPPLGALTGGSSWFSRGHMICHCWLIETARDGLILVDTGLGDAGVLRRNFRGKSFGMFTGARPGAAESALAQVVALGFAATDVRHIALTHLDLDHAGGLVDFPWATVHVHAAELAAAEARTTLLAQKRYEPARWSHGVTWATYDDFGDRWMELPAVSRLRGVEADVALVPLIGHTRGHSAVVVQGDAGWLMHAGDAIYHASELGDGSATPWGIRVLASVLQTDRAARLASVDVLRHLAAQGIAINSAHDPKQLP, encoded by the coding sequence ATGGCGCGCGTTCACCACCTCAATTGCGGCACGATGCATCCGCCGCTTGGGGCGCTCACCGGCGGCTCGTCGTGGTTTTCCAGGGGCCACATGATCTGTCATTGCTGGCTCATCGAAACCGCACGCGATGGCCTTATCTTGGTCGATACGGGGCTCGGCGATGCGGGGGTGCTGCGCCGCAACTTCCGAGGCAAGAGCTTTGGCATGTTTACCGGCGCGCGCCCCGGAGCCGCTGAGTCGGCGCTGGCCCAAGTCGTCGCGCTTGGCTTTGCCGCCACCGATGTCCGTCACATCGCGCTGACCCATCTCGATCTCGATCACGCGGGTGGCCTCGTTGATTTTCCGTGGGCGACCGTCCACGTTCATGCCGCCGAACTAGCGGCCGCGGAGGCGCGCACCACGCTGCTCGCGCAGAAACGCTATGAGCCCGCGCGCTGGTCGCACGGCGTGACCTGGGCGACGTACGACGATTTCGGCGATCGCTGGATGGAGCTGCCAGCGGTCTCACGGCTGCGCGGCGTTGAGGCCGACGTAGCGCTCGTACCCTTGATCGGGCATACGCGAGGCCACTCCGCCGTCGTCGTGCAAGGCGACGCCGGTTGGCTCATGCACGCTGGCGACGCCATCTATCACGCGAGCGAGCTAGGCGACGGCTCCGCCACGCCGTGGGGCATTCGCGTGCTCGCCAGCGTGCTGCAAACCGATCGCGCGGCACGCCTGGCCTCGGTCGACGTGCTCCGGCACTTAGCCGCGCAAGGCATTGCGATCAACAGCGCCCACGATCCAAAGCAGCTGCCTTAG
- a CDS encoding exodeoxyribonuclease V subunit gamma — translation MLRVIYANSLELLTAVLGEAMPHGDPFAKTEIVVSHPIVGRWLMLRLAQQHGGVAGVTTSLLDKFALQTAMAQASLPLAPLSRTALTSLIASELAQDAALAGALRLDGDGRIASRRRVEMAETLASLLLQYARTRPAWLDAWGDGDLAAGLDATTEALAWQPRLYRAIMARAQRGLRARGGDVLPVMAPRALRAVAKRHKAISVETSPLHVIGFSYLAVSDLETLKIISMHRPVTMYQLNPSADYWLDTPRRTGEFAKQRAFAPDEAAGASLRLWATPVRDTLAWLLEHADEVDGIFALPTATLDNAFLRWQQRILAPSSETPMSAVTLDGSLQLHACPSPLRELEVALDGLLARLAADEGCALTDVALLIAGANAQQYLALAPFVFATRGGVPMVVADGTPAEGRAMADGLVQLLQLAQAPVTKSSLLAVMCHEGLTLATSEQRLAWPELAERLGIFVGVDNADVAETYLEGSGAGHWDQGLARLSLAAFMSGPALGDLRAADVNDAAWLPADWATSSPEVAAEFIAAARRVLDDRQTLATAAMPLARWCDRVWQLADKYGAGKSEEVTRDRLAVHAALETLRATDFDDRDVDVAEFALRLASATKQGGAVHAARLFCDGIYVGLLSTMRPLPFRHVAVVGLADQAFPQPSQTSPLDLRALRRRGDVTTHERDRQAFFDTLLATRATADLCYLARAPSDGTPLEPSPVLAELARTLVPGVGVSDALAALTVTHPLYAWDDAMLPGAASVASARAFAAPARLPSLPPASAWRDVFGMVARVPSPPRLPQKISISSLRKFLERPADGWAQVALGLAQQEEAPLAAHVADTEAFRASGLDAAVAVREALVACWQARRFSRQAIDDALAAAIAKRQLTGQWPLARLGAAQAAQWASYLERWLALPQLRAEQSVRRWRFGAAMATAQAGMLPAALRLDLNVAGTAHQLEIVGTSECVGEHAGATLLHTKAEPDDLRAWLRLGLDRVVCAAAGVSSNPHVEATMLLRPALADLGLETAVWFQTAALPTWTQGAAQGYLRRLLEELLGAAHAYRIDLKKPLTPVEEPPKYAAEFLDDSEFGPPADLADLVARRYAPLLTATQWTACTETTRKKAAADKAPAKPKADASVQGKPTAKGGKKVKGGGDAS, via the coding sequence ATGCTACGCGTCATCTATGCCAATTCGCTTGAGCTGCTGACCGCGGTGCTCGGCGAGGCGATGCCGCATGGCGATCCCTTTGCCAAGACCGAGATCGTCGTGTCGCATCCCATCGTCGGACGGTGGCTCATGCTGCGGCTGGCGCAGCAACACGGCGGCGTGGCGGGCGTCACGACGTCGCTGCTTGACAAGTTCGCGTTGCAAACCGCGATGGCGCAGGCCTCGCTGCCGCTGGCGCCCTTGTCGCGCACCGCGCTGACCTCGCTCATCGCGAGCGAACTCGCGCAGGATGCCGCGCTGGCTGGGGCGCTGCGCCTGGATGGCGATGGCCGGATCGCTTCGCGTCGCCGCGTCGAGATGGCGGAGACGCTGGCGTCGTTGCTCTTGCAGTATGCCCGCACGCGCCCGGCCTGGCTCGACGCCTGGGGTGATGGCGATTTGGCCGCGGGCCTGGATGCGACGACGGAGGCACTGGCGTGGCAGCCGCGGCTCTATCGCGCGATCATGGCGCGCGCGCAACGCGGGCTGCGCGCGCGCGGCGGCGATGTGTTGCCCGTGATGGCGCCGCGCGCGTTGCGCGCCGTTGCCAAGCGTCATAAGGCGATTTCTGTCGAGACATCGCCGCTGCATGTGATCGGCTTTTCCTATCTCGCGGTTTCGGATCTGGAAACGCTAAAGATTATCTCGATGCATCGGCCGGTGACCATGTATCAGCTCAATCCCAGCGCCGATTATTGGCTCGACACGCCACGCCGCACCGGTGAATTTGCCAAACAGCGCGCGTTTGCGCCCGACGAGGCGGCGGGTGCGAGCCTGCGCCTGTGGGCGACGCCGGTGCGCGACACGCTCGCGTGGTTGCTCGAGCATGCCGATGAGGTCGATGGCATTTTCGCGCTGCCGACGGCGACGCTGGACAATGCGTTTCTGCGTTGGCAGCAACGCATCTTGGCCCCAAGCAGCGAGACGCCGATGTCGGCGGTCACGCTCGACGGCAGCCTGCAGCTGCACGCCTGCCCCTCACCGCTGCGCGAACTCGAGGTCGCGCTCGATGGCTTGCTGGCGCGCCTGGCGGCCGATGAAGGCTGCGCGCTGACCGACGTCGCCTTGCTCATCGCGGGGGCTAATGCCCAGCAATATCTCGCCTTGGCGCCGTTCGTGTTCGCGACGCGCGGCGGGGTGCCTATGGTCGTCGCGGACGGCACGCCTGCCGAGGGAAGGGCGATGGCGGACGGGCTCGTGCAGCTGCTGCAGCTCGCGCAAGCGCCGGTGACAAAGTCGTCGCTCCTGGCCGTCATGTGCCATGAAGGCCTTACGCTGGCAACTTCGGAGCAGCGCTTGGCGTGGCCGGAATTGGCAGAGCGCTTGGGTATTTTTGTCGGGGTAGACAACGCCGATGTAGCTGAGACGTATTTAGAGGGCAGCGGCGCGGGGCATTGGGACCAAGGCTTGGCACGGTTGTCGCTTGCGGCGTTTATGTCGGGCCCTGCGCTGGGCGACTTGCGCGCGGCGGATGTCAACGATGCGGCGTGGCTCCCGGCGGATTGGGCGACGAGTTCGCCCGAGGTTGCGGCTGAGTTTATTGCGGCGGCTCGGCGGGTCCTCGACGATCGCCAAACGTTGGCGACGGCCGCCATGCCTCTGGCGCGGTGGTGCGATCGCGTGTGGCAACTCGCCGACAAGTATGGCGCAGGTAAATCCGAAGAGGTGACGCGCGACCGGCTTGCGGTGCACGCGGCGCTCGAGACGCTGCGCGCAACGGATTTTGATGATCGCGACGTCGATGTCGCCGAGTTTGCACTGCGGCTCGCCAGCGCGACGAAGCAGGGCGGCGCCGTGCACGCCGCAAGGCTCTTTTGCGATGGCATTTACGTCGGCTTGCTGTCGACGATGAGGCCGTTGCCGTTTCGCCACGTCGCCGTGGTGGGATTGGCGGATCAGGCCTTTCCGCAGCCCTCGCAGACCAGCCCGCTCGATCTGCGCGCCCTACGCCGGCGCGGCGACGTAACGACACACGAGCGCGATCGCCAGGCTTTTTTCGATACGCTCTTGGCAACGCGGGCAACCGCCGATCTATGTTATCTCGCGCGCGCGCCAAGCGATGGCACGCCGCTTGAGCCCTCGCCAGTGCTTGCCGAGCTGGCGCGAACCTTGGTGCCGGGCGTGGGCGTGAGTGACGCGCTCGCGGCGCTCACCGTGACACATCCGCTGTATGCGTGGGACGACGCGATGCTGCCAGGAGCTGCGTCGGTTGCAAGCGCACGCGCGTTTGCGGCACCGGCGCGGCTGCCCTCGCTGCCGCCGGCGTCGGCGTGGCGCGACGTATTTGGCATGGTTGCGCGTGTGCCAAGCCCGCCGCGGCTGCCGCAAAAAATCTCGATCTCGTCGCTGCGAAAGTTTCTCGAGCGGCCGGCCGACGGCTGGGCGCAAGTGGCGCTGGGCCTGGCGCAACAAGAGGAAGCGCCGCTTGCCGCGCATGTTGCCGATACCGAGGCATTTCGCGCCAGCGGACTCGATGCAGCGGTCGCGGTGCGCGAGGCCTTGGTGGCGTGTTGGCAGGCACGGCGCTTTTCGCGCCAGGCGATCGACGACGCGCTTGCCGCGGCAATTGCCAAACGCCAGCTCACGGGCCAATGGCCCTTGGCGCGCCTCGGCGCGGCGCAGGCCGCGCAGTGGGCGAGTTATCTAGAACGGTGGTTGGCGCTGCCGCAGTTGCGCGCCGAGCAGAGCGTGCGGCGGTGGCGCTTCGGCGCGGCTATGGCGACGGCCCAAGCGGGCATGTTGCCGGCGGCGTTGCGGCTTGATCTCAACGTGGCGGGCACGGCGCATCAGCTTGAAATAGTCGGCACGTCGGAATGCGTCGGCGAGCATGCGGGCGCTACGTTGCTGCACACCAAGGCCGAACCTGATGACCTGCGGGCGTGGTTGCGATTGGGACTGGATCGCGTGGTATGCGCGGCTGCGGGCGTCAGCAGCAACCCTCACGTCGAGGCGACGATGCTGCTGCGGCCGGCGTTGGCGGATCTTGGCCTCGAAACTGCGGTGTGGTTTCAAACCGCGGCGCTGCCGACGTGGACCCAGGGCGCCGCGCAAGGCTATCTGCGGCGCCTACTCGAAGAATTGTTGGGTGCGGCACATGCGTATCGCATCGATTTAAAAAAGCCGCTAACGCCGGTGGAGGAGCCACCAAAGTACGCCGCAGAGTTTCTCGACGACAGCGAATTTGGTCCGCCCGCGGACTTGGCTGACTTGGTGGCGAGGCGCTATGCCCCGCTGCTGACGGCGACGCAGTGGACGGCGTGCACCGAAACCACGCGCAAGAAAGCGGCGGCCGACAAAGCCCCTGCCAAGCCCAAAGCGGACGCTAGCGTCCAGGGCAAGCCCACGGCCAAAGGCGGCAAAAAAGTAAAAGGAGGCGGCGATGCCTCCTGA
- a CDS encoding methyltransferase, with product MLAAKSSGATLRYYPAAARATNSRVLNLGEMTDALPDLTPYGELTADRLTRDVTLLQRKKGHRFSSDDVITAYVAFHAAPTAATVLDLGCGIGSVLLHLAWSLPQAIMVGIEAQAVSFALLQHNVARNQLAARVTTWHGDLRDEALRSHINGTFDLVTGTPPYFPPEAALDAMDEQRAFARIEYRGGVEAYIAAGARYLAPHGTLVVCGDARTDDRVAAAAALAALCVVARTDVIAHAPKPPLFSVWTLRHADAAVANGCIVSSLTLRDADASVAPDAARLKAFSGF from the coding sequence GTGCTCGCTGCCAAATCGTCGGGTGCCACGCTGCGATACTACCCCGCCGCTGCCCGAGCCACCAACTCGCGCGTGCTAAACCTTGGCGAGATGACGGACGCCCTGCCCGACTTGACGCCATATGGCGAGCTAACCGCGGACCGGCTGACACGCGACGTGACGCTGCTGCAGCGCAAAAAGGGGCACAGGTTCTCGTCCGACGACGTCATCACCGCGTATGTCGCGTTTCATGCGGCGCCGACGGCCGCGACGGTCTTGGATTTGGGCTGCGGCATCGGCTCGGTGCTGCTGCATCTGGCGTGGTCTCTGCCGCAAGCGATCATGGTTGGCATTGAGGCCCAAGCCGTGTCGTTTGCCCTGCTCCAGCACAACGTCGCGCGCAATCAGCTCGCCGCGCGCGTGACCACGTGGCACGGCGACCTGCGCGACGAGGCCTTGCGATCGCACATTAACGGGACGTTCGATTTAGTCACGGGCACGCCGCCCTATTTTCCGCCAGAAGCGGCGCTCGACGCCATGGATGAGCAGCGAGCCTTTGCGCGCATCGAATATCGCGGCGGCGTCGAGGCCTATATCGCGGCGGGTGCGCGCTATCTCGCGCCGCACGGCACCTTGGTCGTCTGCGGCGACGCGCGCACCGACGATCGCGTCGCGGCGGCAGCGGCCCTCGCCGCGCTTTGCGTTGTCGCACGCACCGATGTCATCGCGCATGCACCGAAGCCACCGCTATTTTCGGTGTGGACGTTGCGCCACGCGGACGCCGCGGTTGCCAACGGCTGCATCGTCTCCTCGCTCACGCTGCGCGATGCCGACGCCAGCGTCGCGCCCGACGCCGCGCGGCTTAAGGCGTTCTCCGGTTTCTAG
- a CDS encoding diacylglycerol kinase family lipid kinase has product MAAEPIAVIVNPHSQGGGLGKKWFALSAQLRRHVAFDAHLTQRPGHATELARQALAAGAQTIVAVGGDGTINEVANGFFKDGAPQHPAASLAILPLGTGGDFRRSLGLGTEFDAACRVLAAGKTRALDVGLLRYALAGGGTASRIFVNVASFGVSGLVVSMVNNSGKKLGGRLTFMLASLRASMQYENQRVRLRFDEDETTAVDVTLNVCAIANGRYFGGGMMIAPAAELDDGRFDVVTLGDLSFGETLGLTTKIYAGTHLQHKKAASRRARVVEAEPVSPGQVLALDIDGEGDGQLPARFAVVAQALKVVVP; this is encoded by the coding sequence ATGGCGGCCGAACCAATCGCGGTAATCGTCAACCCCCATTCGCAGGGCGGGGGGCTTGGCAAAAAGTGGTTCGCGTTGTCGGCGCAGCTGCGGCGCCATGTTGCCTTTGACGCCCATCTCACGCAGCGGCCGGGTCATGCCACCGAGCTCGCGCGCCAGGCATTGGCGGCGGGCGCGCAGACCATCGTTGCGGTCGGCGGCGACGGCACCATCAACGAGGTTGCCAATGGTTTTTTTAAGGATGGCGCGCCACAACACCCGGCTGCGAGCCTCGCCATCCTGCCGCTCGGCACGGGCGGCGATTTTCGTCGTTCGCTTGGCCTCGGCACAGAATTTGACGCCGCCTGCCGCGTGCTCGCCGCGGGCAAGACGCGCGCGCTCGACGTCGGGCTGCTGCGCTACGCCCTCGCCGGGGGCGGCACCGCGTCGCGCATCTTTGTCAACGTCGCCTCATTTGGCGTTTCGGGCCTGGTGGTGTCAATGGTCAACAACTCGGGCAAGAAGTTAGGTGGCCGCCTGACGTTTATGTTGGCGAGCCTGCGCGCGAGCATGCAATACGAAAACCAGCGCGTCCGCCTGCGCTTTGACGAGGATGAGACCACGGCGGTCGACGTCACCCTCAACGTGTGCGCGATAGCCAATGGTCGCTATTTCGGTGGCGGCATGATGATCGCGCCGGCGGCCGAGCTAGATGATGGAAGATTCGACGTCGTCACGCTCGGTGATTTATCGTTTGGCGAGACCTTGGGCCTAACCACGAAGATTTACGCGGGCACGCATTTGCAGCACAAGAAGGCGGCGTCGCGGCGGGCGCGCGTGGTGGAGGCCGAGCCGGTCAGCCCCGGACAGGTGTTGGCGCTCGATATCGACGGTGAGGGCGATGGGCAATTGCCGGCGCGCTTTGCGGTGGTGGCGCAGGCGCTCAAGGTTGTCGTACCGTAG